GCATCGGGGCAGCCGGTTATAAAAGACATAACTTTTTCATGCATGCCGGGTGAAACAATTGGCATCATAGGATCTACGGGTTCGGGAAAGAGTACTCTTTTAAGCCTTGTCCCGAGATTTTATGATCCAACATCGGGGAATGTAAGAGTTGACGGTATAAATGTCAAAAATATTGATACTAAAAAGCTGAGGGAGAAGATATCAGTTGTGCCTCAAAAGACCGTGTTATTTACAGGCAGTATTATCGATAATATAAGATGGGGCAGGGATGATGCGTCATATGAAGAAGTCGAAGAAGCCGCAGAAGTTGCGCAGATAGGCAAGTTTGTCTCATCCCTTCCCGAGGGTTTTAATACGTTTATAGGGCAGGGTGGAGTGAATTTTTCAGGAGGGCAGAAGCAGAGAATTTCAATTGCAAGAGCGATAGTCAGAAAGCCCGAGATATTGATACTCGACGATTGTACAAGCGCGGTGGATACCAATACGGAATCGAAAATAAAAGAGGCATTGAAGAGATATTCCAAAGGTTTAACCTGCCTTATCGTTGCACAGCGCATTACTTCAGTTATGGATGCAGATAAAATAGTGGTGCTTGATGGCGGGAAGGTTGCCGGCATTGGAAGCCATAAAGAATTATTATCAAACTGCGAAATTTACAGGGATATATTCCATTCTCAGATAGGTAAGGAGATGACTGGGCATGACGCAGAAAGGCAGTAACAATAGTTCAAACAGCAATATTAATATAGTAGGGGGTTTTGGAAGGCGTGGAGGAGGGCCCGGACACCATGGGCTTGGACCCGTTGAAAAGCCCAAAAATTTCAAAAGTGCGCTGCTCAGGCTGTGGAAATATTTTGGCAGTCAGGGCAGGCTTCTTACGATAATATTTATATTTGTCATCATCGATTCATTATCTCAGCTTGCAGCTCCGTACCTCATAGGAAAATCCATCGATGCGATGGCGGGAGGAAATGGCGCTGTAGATTTTGGCATACTGGGAACGGCGCTGCTTGCTCTGATTTCAGCATATATAATAGATACTGCCGTTGTTTTCTTTCAAGGATGGACTATGGCAGGGCTTTCCCAGAAGATCGTCATGAGCCTTAGAAAGGATCTTTTTGCAAAGCTTCAAAAATTGCCCGTATCTTTTTTTGATAGGCATACTCATGGTGAACTTATGAGCAGGCTGGCGAATGATATTGAAAATGTAAGCAGCACTATTTCACAGTCATCGACACAGCTTATGATGGATGTAATAACTATTTTAGGATCATTGATTATGATGATAGTCCTGAGCCCCATTTTAACTCTTGCCAGCGTCATAACGATACCGATGGTCATGTTATTGACAAAGACCATAGCAAAGAAGACGAGAGTGCTGTTTAAAAACCAGCAGGAAGAGCTTGGACTGCTTAACGGACATATTGAAGAAACCATATCAGGTATGCAGGTTATAAAAGCATTCAACCATGAGGATAAGGTTATAGAACAGTTCAAAGATATAAATACGAAATTATATGGAGTAGGGTTAAAAGCTCAGGTGTGGTCGGGGTTTTTGATGCCGCTTATGAATGTTATAAATAATATAGGTTTTGCCGCTGTCGCAGGCGTAGGCGGTGTACTTGCCGTAAAAAATATTATTACTGTTGGGATAATAGCTGCATTTTTAAGCTATTCAAGGCAATTTACAAGACCTCTTAACGATATTGCAAACATATTCAATGTTCTTCAATCCGCCCTTGCAGGTGCTGAAAGGGTATTTGAGATACTTGACGAGAAAGAGGAGGCAGACGATTTAAAGGGCTCTAAGGAGCTCATAAATACAAAGGGAAATGTTGTATTTGAAAATGTCAGTTTCGGGTACAGGAGCGATTTATTGATACTGAAGAATATAAATTTCGAGGCAAAGCAGGGGAGCTCCATAGCGCTTGTAGGTCCGACAGGTGCCGGAAAGACTACAATCGTGAATCTGCTTGTAAGATTTTACGATGTAACATCCGGCAGGATACTGATTGACGGTGTGGATATAAGGGATTACACGAGGGATAGCCTGCGAAAATGCTTTGGGATAGTTCTTCAGGATACGTATCTTTTTTCAGGAACTATAAAGGATAATATCAGATACGGAAAATTGAATGCTACGGATAGGGAGATCATAGAGGCAGCCAGGATGGCAAATGCAGATGCATTTATAAGGAGATTGCCAAAGGGTTATGATACGGAATTGATAGAGAGCGGGCAAAACTTAAGCCAGGGGCAGAGGCAGCTTATATCGATTGCCAGGGCAATACTTGCAAACCCTCCGATACTGATACTCGACGAAGCGACGAGTAGCGTCGATACGAGGACGGAACTTCACATACAGGAGGCGATGCTCAAACTCATGAAAGGCAGGACAAGTTTTATAATAGCTCATAGATTAAGTACTATAAGGGATGCGAGTATGATAATGGTTATAGACGATGGCCGTATAGTGGAAAGAGGAAGCCATGAAACATTAATCGACAAAAAAGGAGCATATTATAATATGTATTTCAGTCAATTTAAAAAGCAGTGGGAAAACGATTAAGAGGAGTTTAGAACTTATAAAACTTGAATCTGGCGGATGAGTGTTCAAAATAATGTAAGTTCAAATTGCAAATTGAAGATTTATTTAAATAATTCCTTGACATAAGGACATATATAAAATAGAATTTAATTGTTTGCAAGTTAAATATGATAAGGAGAGATTTTTATGAGTGGAACGGTATTAGAAGCATTTGAAAGAACCGAGAGGGGGAATAAGACCAGAAAGAGTGGTTTTATACCTGGCATATTATACGGTTCCGGCTTGAAAGAGAGCAGGATGGTCAAATTCGAGACCGAAAAGCTGGAGAATGATTTGAGTAAGACTTCAAATAAAAAGATAAAGGTAAAACTCGGTGAAGATGTCGAAGATGGTTTTATAAAAGAAGTGCAGAGAGAACCTGTAAGCAAAAGGGTACTTCATATTGATATCCAGGTTGCAAAAGGGACCGATATTGTAAAAGTACAGGTACCTGTTGCAATTGAAGGCAGGGCTGCTTTGGAGTCGCAGGGACTCATACTCGATATACAGTCGCAGGAACTTACGATCCATGGCGCGGAGCAGGATATTCCTGAGAACATAGTAGTTGATGTAAGCAATTTGAAAGTCGGGGATGCTATTACAGTTTCAAGGATCAAGGTAAGAGACGGTCTAAAGATTGTGGATGAACCTACGAAGGTTATTGCAAGCGCATCCGTACCTAAGGAAGAAGAAGTAGAGACAGAGACGGAAGATACGACGACTAATGAAGAAGGGGCTGCTCCGGCAGGAACCGAAACTCCTGCAGAGTAAATATTGAGGGAGCATGCTAAATAGTATAACGATAAAGATAAAATGAGCATTAATATAACATGCTCATTTTTTGCAGCATATTGATAGTCCATAATTGATAAGAGGTATAAAAATGATTTATATTGTGCGTTTAATAAAACAGGCAAAAAAGTACTGGAAATATTTGATAGGTGCTGCTATAAGCTCGCTTATAGTAACAGGTATGAATCTTTTGGGCCCGTGGCTTGTAAAAATGCTTATAAGCATTATTTCGGACATCGGCAAATACCCTGATGCAAAAGCGATGATTATAAAGCTGTCAATGCTGTTGTTTGCATCTTACGCATTAAGGACTTTATTCCAGTTTTTGAACGGTTATCTTGCTCATTATGCTGCATGGAACATTGTCGCATATATGAGGACCATTATATATGAAAAGCTGCAGAGCCTTTCACTGAAGTTTTACAGCGATAAGCAGACAGGGCAGCTTATGTCGAGGGTTACAAACGATACCGCCATATTTGAAACGCTGTTGGCTCATGCACTGCCTGATCTTTTCACCAATGTGCTTATATTGATCGGGGTAACGATAATATTGTTCAGTATGAATCCTACGCTGGCATTTTTTTCGTTGATCCCCATACCATTTCTTGCTTATGCATGTGGCCTGTTTACGAAATATGTACTGCCTATGTTCCGGCAGTCACAAAGATATCTTGCCGACTTTAACGCAGACCTGCAGGATAACCTTTCCGGAATAAGGGAGATTCAGGCATTTAATAAGCAGGAATATGAAAGTGAAAAGATAAAGTACAGGTCGTTTAGATTTTCGAGTGCCCGTGTAAGGGCAATGAAATTGAGTTCTATATTCCATCCGATTGTCAACTTTTTCAGTTCATTCGGGACTATAATTGTAGTTGCCTTCGGAGGCATCCTTGCACTTAAAGGTGAAATGCCTGTAGATGAAATAGTGGGTTTCATATTGTACCTTAATATGTTTTATCAGCCGATAACCGTCTTGGGCACAGTTCTTGAAAGCATACAGGAAGGTATAGCAGGTGCTGAAAGGGTATTTCAGGTTCTCGACACCGATGTGGACGTAAAGGAAGTCAAAAATCCAAAGGTCCTCAAAAATGTAAAAGGTGAAGTCAGATTCAAGAATGTCGATTTTTCATATAATACCGACCAGCAGATTTTAAAGGATGTATCATTTACGATAAAACCGGGGGAAATGGTGGCATTTGTTGGTCCTACGGGAGTTGGCAAAACGACAATCATGAGCCTTTTAAACAGGTTTTATGATATAAATTCAGGATCTATCGAATTGGATGGTCAGGATATAAAAAATGTTACTCTGAAATCGCTGAGGGAAAATATAAGCATGGTACTGCAGGATGTATTTCTTTTCAATGGGACAATCGCTGAAAATATAGCTTATGGAAAAGAGAACGCTACAAAGGAAGAAATTGAAAATGCCGCAAAGATAGCGTGTGCCAATGATTTTATAATGAAGATGCCTGACGGTTATGATACTTTTATAGGTGAAAGAGGCGTCAAACTGTCGGGAGGGCAAAAACAGAGACTTGCAATAGCAAGGGCGGTGCTGAAAAATGCCCCGATACTCATAATGGATGAAGCTACATCATCCGTCGATGTCGAAACTGAAAGGGAAATACAAAATGCCATAAACAACCTTGCAGGCAGCAGGACAATCATAATAATCGCCCACAGGCTGTCTACAGTCAAAAAAGCAGATAAAATAATAGTTTTAAATGAAGGCAGGATAGTTGAAGAAGGCAGGCATGAAGAGCTGATGAAGCGAAATGGGTTATATCGCTTCCTGTGTACAATGCAGTTCATGTCCTACGATGAAGATGTGAAGGCCCTCAAAAATAATTCGAATGACAATATAGCATGATAAAAAAATAAGGCGCATCTTAAAATCAGGCATTTGACCTTGAAATTAAGATGCGCCATTTTTTTAATATCCAAAACCGCCGAATCCACCATATCCGCCAAATCCACCAAAGCCGCCGTATCCTCCCTGGCAGAAGCATATCAAAATGAGGAATATAATAATTATAAATAAAATGCTGCTATCTATTCTTCTGTTATTGTTTCCGGATGTGCCAAGAAGGGCTGTCGTATCGCAGCAGTTTGCATTCGTCAGAGTGGCGCCGGCCACTGTGCCCCTGTCCCGGTTTCTCCCAAAAAATAACACGATCACAATAAGGATTAAAAGCGCCCATATCCACCCACCGCCATATCCGTAACCAGTTCCATAACCTGTCGAAGGTACGCCATAAAATGGGCTATATCCGTATCCGGCATATGTGCCGGGATTATATCCGCCGTAGTATGCCCCATACGGTGCGGAATAACCTGCACCAAAAGGAGCCGCAGGGCTTATTCCATAACCGCCAAAGCCGTCATAATAGCAGCAA
This genomic stretch from Clostridiales bacterium harbors:
- a CDS encoding 50S ribosomal protein L25, yielding MSGTVLEAFERTERGNKTRKSGFIPGILYGSGLKESRMVKFETEKLENDLSKTSNKKIKVKLGEDVEDGFIKEVQREPVSKRVLHIDIQVAKGTDIVKVQVPVAIEGRAALESQGLILDIQSQELTIHGAEQDIPENIVVDVSNLKVGDAITVSRIKVRDGLKIVDEPTKVIASASVPKEEEVETETEDTTTNEEGAAPAGTETPAE
- a CDS encoding ABC transporter ATP-binding protein, whose amino-acid sequence is MIYIVRLIKQAKKYWKYLIGAAISSLIVTGMNLLGPWLVKMLISIISDIGKYPDAKAMIIKLSMLLFASYALRTLFQFLNGYLAHYAAWNIVAYMRTIIYEKLQSLSLKFYSDKQTGQLMSRVTNDTAIFETLLAHALPDLFTNVLILIGVTIILFSMNPTLAFFSLIPIPFLAYACGLFTKYVLPMFRQSQRYLADFNADLQDNLSGIREIQAFNKQEYESEKIKYRSFRFSSARVRAMKLSSIFHPIVNFFSSFGTIIVVAFGGILALKGEMPVDEIVGFILYLNMFYQPITVLGTVLESIQEGIAGAERVFQVLDTDVDVKEVKNPKVLKNVKGEVRFKNVDFSYNTDQQILKDVSFTIKPGEMVAFVGPTGVGKTTIMSLLNRFYDINSGSIELDGQDIKNVTLKSLRENISMVLQDVFLFNGTIAENIAYGKENATKEEIENAAKIACANDFIMKMPDGYDTFIGERGVKLSGGQKQRLAIARAVLKNAPILIMDEATSSVDVETEREIQNAINNLAGSRTIIIIAHRLSTVKKADKIIVLNEGRIVEEGRHEELMKRNGLYRFLCTMQFMSYDEDVKALKNNSNDNIA
- a CDS encoding ABC transporter ATP-binding protein; amino-acid sequence: MTQKGSNNSSNSNINIVGGFGRRGGGPGHHGLGPVEKPKNFKSALLRLWKYFGSQGRLLTIIFIFVIIDSLSQLAAPYLIGKSIDAMAGGNGAVDFGILGTALLALISAYIIDTAVVFFQGWTMAGLSQKIVMSLRKDLFAKLQKLPVSFFDRHTHGELMSRLANDIENVSSTISQSSTQLMMDVITILGSLIMMIVLSPILTLASVITIPMVMLLTKTIAKKTRVLFKNQQEELGLLNGHIEETISGMQVIKAFNHEDKVIEQFKDINTKLYGVGLKAQVWSGFLMPLMNVINNIGFAAVAGVGGVLAVKNIITVGIIAAFLSYSRQFTRPLNDIANIFNVLQSALAGAERVFEILDEKEEADDLKGSKELINTKGNVVFENVSFGYRSDLLILKNINFEAKQGSSIALVGPTGAGKTTIVNLLVRFYDVTSGRILIDGVDIRDYTRDSLRKCFGIVLQDTYLFSGTIKDNIRYGKLNATDREIIEAARMANADAFIRRLPKGYDTELIESGQNLSQGQRQLISIARAILANPPILILDEATSSVDTRTELHIQEAMLKLMKGRTSFIIAHRLSTIRDASMIMVIDDGRIVERGSHETLIDKKGAYYNMYFSQFKKQWEND